One window of the Megalops cyprinoides isolate fMegCyp1 chromosome 2, fMegCyp1.pri, whole genome shotgun sequence genome contains the following:
- the LOC118771635 gene encoding calcium-activated chloride channel regulator 1-like → MRPRTGGSAVVVYLLASVSGIKLDGNGYTDVLFAISPAVPENSQLIERIKDMVIQSSHYLFKVTMNRFYFKEVKIVVPPNWSKGQYSKARTETYEKANIIIDEPNPQHGDDPYTLQYGDCGTPGRYIHLTPNFLLDDNLLHAYGPRETVLVHEWAHLRWGVYDEYNEEQPFYLSGNIAEATRCPKAIVGRRFAVSKLHNSMTSCSFDQNTGLPTGDCAFYPEKHQNIPSSIMYLQNLDPVRSRFCNKTSHNAEAPNKQNLICNYRSVQEVIDLSDFKSSVPMETFTPPETKFTVLKRSRRVVCLVLDVSGSMSGDRMLRQQQAASIFLRTIIENQSLVGIVKFSHTAEILRPLTLIDGEAARETLVTFLPSTANGGTNICEGLAKGFEVLHKDNGDTTGDEIIFLTDGKSDVNCLEDVAQSGAIVQTIALGCSPEEILQTMSEISGGKYFVASLDSNELVDVFASLTTSDGDITHQTIRLESSGKRTNENDWFIGIVSVDKTVGNDTTFLVIYEKRTPTIVIISPTGTLYNESNFKHHAAAKTLSLEIPGTAETGDWEYSLRNTMTSPQSLMITVTSRAARADVAPVTVKAHMSQQSSDGSKPMAVFAEVNQKGVPVTLADVWATIVSSTGDKVELQLLDNGAGADIQRNDGVYSRYFTNLKDGKYNLKVRVRGQGDNATANRGQSRAMYLPGYVIDGEIKLNPLKPTVSGDNPQMDVGNFSRTAIGESFIISLPPGVPPPKFPPCKIMDLTAKIEEDQVFLNWTAPGEDLDQGTATAYEIRMSEDFELLRTNFSDAQLINTSGLPPQEAGSMEGFSFILDGITMKNGTVLFFAVKAEDKYYLKSDVSNIAHASKIVESAGMNVMTIVLCITVIIVTISILAGIIIYLKMRKVGNFNSNHEIL, encoded by the exons ATGCGCCCAAGAACAGGAGGTTCGGCTGTGGTGGTCTATCTGTTAGCATCGGTCTCTGGGATCAAACTGGATGGAAATGGTTACACAGACGTTCTCTTCGCCATCAGTCCAGCAGTGCCCGAAAACTCACAGCTCATTGAAAGAATAAAG GACATGGTGATTCAATCTTCGCATTACCTCTTTAAAGTGACCATGaacagattttatttcaaagaggTCAAGATAGTAGTTCCTCCTAACTGGTCGAAAGGACAGTATTCCAAAGCGCGGACAGAAACTTACGAAAAG GCAAATATAATCATTGATGAACCAAACCCACAACATGGAGATGATCCATACACTCTACAGTATGGTGATTGTGGAACACCAGGAAGATATATTCATTTAACTCCAAACTTCCTGTTAGATGACAATCTCCTTCACGCTTATGGACCTCGAG AAACAGTCCTTGTCCATGAATGGGCTCATCTCCGATGGGGTGTCTATGATGAGTACAACGAGGAACAACCATTCTACTTATCAGGGAACATTGCTGAAGCAACAAG ATGTCCCAAAGCCATTGTGGGTAGAAGGTTTGCTGTCTCCAAACTGCACAACTCTATGACATCCTGCTCTTTTGACCAAAATACTGGTCTGCCCACGGGAGACTGTGCATTCTATCCTGAGAAGCATCAAAATATACCTTCATCTATAATGTACCTTCAGAATTTAGATCCTGTAAGAAGTAG ATTTTGTAACAAAACCAGCCACAATGCAGAGGCACCAAATAAGCAGAACCTTATATGCAACTACAGAAGTGTTCAGGAGGTGATTGATCTGTCTGACTTCAAAAGTTCTGTACCAATGGAAACTTTCACTCCTCCAGAGACAAAGTTCACAGTGTTAAAGAGGAGTCGTCGGGTTGTCTGCCTTGTCTTGGATGTGTCAGGAAGCATGTCT GGTGATAGAATGTTACGCCAACAACAAGCTGCTTCAATTTTCCTACGGACGATCATTGAGAACCAGTCCCTTGTTGGGATTGTAAAATTTAGCCATACTGCTGAGATCCTTAGACCTTTGACCTTGATTGATGGTGAAGCAGCCAGAGAGACTCTTGTGACTTTCTTGCCATCTACTGCAAATGGGGGTACAAACATATGTGAAGGGCTTGCTAAAGGTTTTGAG GTGCTTCATAAGGACAATGGAGACACAACAGGGGATGAAATAATTTTCCTAACTGATGGAAAGTCTGATGTAAATTGCCTCGAAGATGTGGCTCAAAGCGGTGCTATTGTGCAGACAATTGCTCTTGGCTGTTCTCCTGAAGAAATTCTGCAAACCATGTCTGAAATCTCGg gaggaaaatattttgtagcAAGCTTGGATAGCAATGAACTTGTGGATGTCTTTGCATCACTTACAACATCTGATGGAGATATTACACATCAGACAATTCGG CTTGAGAGCTCTGGAaagagaacaaatgaaaatgactggtTTATTGGGATTGTCTCTGTTGATAAAACAGTTGGAAATGACACAACATTTTTggttatttatgaaaaaagaacaccCACCATCGTGATAATCAGCCCAACAGGAACTCTCTACAATGAATCAAATTTCAAACACCATGCTGCTGCAAAAACATTGTCTCTAGAGATTCCAGGAACGGCTGAG ACAGGAGATTGGGAGTACAGCCTCCGTAACACAATGACAAGTCCTCAGTCACTGATGATTACAGTGACCAGTCGTGCTGCCAGAGCAGATGTTGCTCCTGTCACAGTGAAGGCCCACATGAGCCAGCAGTCCAGTGATGGAAGCAAACCCATGGCAGTGTTTGCAGAGGTGAATCAGAAAGGAGTCCCTGTGACTCTGGCAGATGTATGGGCCACAATTGTGTCAAGTACTGGAGACAAAGTAGAGCTACAGCTTCTGGATAATGGCGCAG GAGCTGATATTCAGAGAAATGATGGTGTCTACTCTAGATATTTTACCAACTTGAAAGATGGAAAGTATAACCTGAAAGTGCGAGTAAGGGGACAAGGGGACAATGCCACAGCCAACAGAGGGCAGAGCCGTGCAATGTACTTACCTGGATATGTGATTGATG GAGAGATAAAACTGAACCCACTGAAGCCTACAGTCAGTGGAGATAACCCACAGATGGATGTGGGCAACTTCAGCAGGACAGCTATAGGGGAGAGCTtcatcatctctctccctccaggtgTACCCCCTCCAAAATTCCCTCCCTGTAAAATCATGGATCTGACTGCAAAAATAGAAGAGGACCAGGTGTTTCTTAATTGGACTGCTCCTGGGGAGGACTTAGACCAGGGAACAG ccaCAGCCTACGAAATTCGTATGAGTGAAGACTTTGAGCTTCTCAGGACCAATTTCAGTGATGCACAGTTGATCAACACTTCTGGCCTCCCACCACAAGAGGCAGGCTCCATGGAGGGcttctcatttattttagaTGGTATCACCATGAAAAATGGAACAGTCCTATTCTTTGCTGTAAAAGCTGAAGATAAGTATTATTTAAAATCAGATGTCTCTAACATTGCCCATGCATCAAAGATTGTGGAGTCAGCAGGTATGAATGTAATGACCATTGTTTTATGTATCACAGTGATAATTGTCACCATTTCTATCCTTGCTGgcataattatatatttaaagatgAGAAAAGTTGGCAATTTTAACAGCAACCATGAAATACTATGA